From the Pseudomonas baltica genome, one window contains:
- a CDS encoding amino acid ABC transporter permease, protein MNYNWDWSVFFKSTGVGSEIYLDWYVAGLGWTIGISIVAWLIALVLGSLLGVMRTLPNRWVAGIASAYVELFRNVPLLVQLFIWYFLVPDLLPANLQEWYKQDLNPTTSAFLSVVVCLGLFTAARVCEQVRTGIEALPRGQESAARAMGFRLPQIYWNVLLPQAYRVIIPPLTSEFLNVFKNSSVASLIGLMELLAQTKQTAEFSANLFEAFTLATLIYFTLNMSLMLLMRLIEKKVAVPGLISLGGK, encoded by the coding sequence ATGAATTACAACTGGGATTGGAGCGTGTTCTTCAAATCCACCGGCGTCGGCAGCGAAATCTACCTCGATTGGTATGTCGCCGGCCTGGGCTGGACCATCGGCATCAGCATCGTCGCCTGGCTGATCGCGCTGGTGCTGGGCTCGCTGCTGGGCGTGATGCGTACGCTGCCCAACCGCTGGGTAGCCGGAATTGCCAGCGCCTACGTCGAACTTTTTCGCAATGTGCCGCTGCTCGTGCAGCTGTTCATCTGGTACTTCCTGGTGCCCGATTTGCTGCCTGCCAACCTGCAGGAGTGGTACAAGCAGGACCTCAACCCGACCACTTCGGCGTTCCTCAGCGTGGTCGTGTGCCTGGGGCTGTTCACCGCCGCGCGGGTCTGCGAACAAGTGCGCACCGGCATCGAAGCCCTGCCCCGTGGCCAGGAATCCGCTGCCCGCGCGATGGGCTTTCGCCTGCCGCAGATCTACTGGAACGTACTGCTGCCACAGGCCTACCGGGTGATCATTCCGCCGCTGACGTCGGAGTTTCTCAATGTCTTCAAGAATTCCTCGGTGGCCTCGTTGATCGGCCTCATGGAACTGCTGGCACAAACCAAGCAGACCGCCGAGTTCTCGGCCAACCTGTTCGAAGCCTTCACCCTGGCGACGCTGATCTACTTCACCTTGAACATGAGCCTGATGCTGCTGATGCGCCTGATCGAGAAGAAAGTCGCGGTGCCCGGGCTGATCTCCCTGGGGGGCAAATAA
- the ybaK gene encoding Cys-tRNA(Pro) deacylase: MTPALDLLKKARAEHRIHSYEHDPKAASYGLEAAEKLALQPEQVFKTLLAATERHELLVAVVPVVGSLDLKALAQAAGVKKCEMADPAAAQRSTGYLLGGISPLGQKKRLRTFIDQSAQPFTTIFVSAGRRGLEVELAASTLAEHTQAQFAAIAKA, from the coding sequence ATGACACCCGCTCTGGATTTACTGAAAAAAGCCCGCGCCGAACATCGGATTCACAGTTACGAACACGATCCCAAAGCAGCCTCCTACGGCTTGGAGGCGGCAGAAAAGCTCGCCCTGCAACCTGAGCAGGTGTTCAAGACCTTGTTGGCCGCCACTGAGCGTCACGAATTGCTGGTGGCCGTGGTGCCGGTGGTGGGTAGCCTCGATCTGAAAGCGCTGGCCCAGGCCGCCGGCGTAAAGAAGTGCGAGATGGCCGATCCGGCGGCGGCGCAGCGCTCTACCGGCTACCTTCTTGGTGGCATCAGCCCGTTGGGGCAGAAAAAACGCCTGCGAACTTTCATCGATCAATCGGCTCAACCCTTTACTACGATCTTTGTCAGTGCCGGTCGTCGTGGTCTGGAGGTGGAATTGGCGGCATCGACGCTGGCCGAGCATACCCAGGCCCAGTTCGCCGCCATTGCCAAAGCCTAA
- a CDS encoding DeoR/GlpR family transcriptional regulator, with protein MNLPPRQQQIIELVRERGYVSIEEMAQLFVVTPQTIRRDINQLAESNLLRRYHGGAAYDSSIENTAYAMRADQMRDEKQRIAEAIAAQIPDHASLFINIGTTTESIARALLNHNQLKVITNNLHVAAILSGKDDFEVLLAGGNVRRDGGVVGQASVDFINQFKVDYALVGISGIDEDGSLLDFDYQEVRVSQAIIANARQVILAADSSKFGRNAMVRLGPISLIDCLVTDQPPVASLTQLLNQHKVRLEVV; from the coding sequence ATGAACCTGCCTCCGCGCCAACAACAAATCATCGAACTGGTCCGCGAACGCGGCTACGTCAGTATCGAAGAAATGGCCCAGCTGTTCGTCGTTACCCCGCAGACCATCCGCCGCGACATCAATCAGCTCGCCGAGAGCAACCTGCTGCGTCGCTACCACGGCGGTGCGGCCTATGATTCCAGTATCGAAAACACCGCCTACGCCATGCGCGCCGATCAGATGCGCGACGAAAAACAGCGCATCGCAGAGGCCATCGCCGCGCAGATTCCGGACCATGCCTCGCTGTTCATCAACATCGGCACCACCACCGAATCCATCGCCCGCGCCCTGCTCAACCACAACCAGTTGAAGGTCATCACCAACAACCTGCACGTGGCTGCCATCCTCAGTGGCAAGGACGATTTCGAAGTGCTGCTGGCCGGCGGCAACGTGCGCCGCGATGGCGGTGTGGTGGGCCAGGCCAGTGTCGACTTCATCAATCAGTTCAAGGTCGATTACGCGCTGGTGGGTATCAGCGGCATCGACGAAGACGGCAGCCTGCTTGACTTCGATTATCAGGAAGTACGGGTATCCCAGGCGATCATCGCCAACGCGCGGCAAGTCATCCTGGCCGCCGACTCCAGCAAGTTCGGGCGCAACGCCATGGTCCGCCTGGGCCCGATCAGCCTGATCGACTGCCTGGTGACCGACCAACCACCGGTGGCTTCCCTGACCCAGCTGTTGAACCAGCACAAGGTGCGCCTCGAAGTGGTGTAA
- the glpD gene encoding glycerol-3-phosphate dehydrogenase: MPHSTVTTPPLAEVYDVAVIGGGINGVGIAADASGRGLSVFLCEKDDLASHTSSASSKLIHGGLRYLEHYEFRLVREALAEREVLLAKAPHIVKPMRFVLPHRPHLRPAWMIRAGLFLYDHLGKREKLPASRSLRFGADSPLKPVISRGFEYSDCWVDDARLVVLNAIAARENGAHIHTRTRCLSAQRVGGQWLVQLERADGSRFSITAKALVNAGGPWVAKFIREDLKLESAYGIRLIQGSHLIVPRLYEGENAFILQNEDQRIVFAIPYLQRFTILGTTDREYSGDPSKVTVTEEETDYVLNVVNAHFKKQLTRDDIITTYSGVRPLCNDESDNPSAITRDYTLSLSGSAQEAPLLSVFGGKLTTYRKLAESAMAQLAPFFKQMTAPWTAKATLPGGEDMTTPQALAQTLENRFGWLPAGLAQRWSITYGSRVWQLLEGVQGLNDLGEHLGGGLYTREVDYLRSQEWACEAYDILWRRTKLGLFTTPEEQANLARYLDKAKLASGTVAA; encoded by the coding sequence ATGCCCCATTCAACCGTGACCACCCCACCGCTGGCCGAGGTTTACGACGTTGCCGTGATCGGTGGCGGCATCAATGGTGTCGGTATTGCTGCGGACGCTTCCGGCCGCGGACTGTCGGTATTCCTGTGCGAGAAGGACGACCTCGCCAGCCACACGTCGTCGGCCAGCAGCAAGCTGATCCACGGCGGCCTGCGTTACCTCGAACATTACGAATTCCGCCTGGTGCGCGAGGCGCTGGCCGAGCGTGAAGTGTTGCTGGCCAAGGCGCCGCACATCGTCAAGCCTATGCGCTTCGTGCTGCCGCACCGCCCGCACCTGCGCCCGGCCTGGATGATCCGCGCCGGCCTGTTCCTCTATGACCACTTGGGCAAGCGTGAGAAGCTGCCAGCCTCGCGCAGCCTGCGTTTCGGCGCCGACAGCCCGCTCAAGCCCGTGATCAGCCGCGGTTTCGAATACTCCGATTGCTGGGTCGATGACGCCCGCTTGGTGGTGCTCAACGCCATTGCCGCCCGTGAAAACGGCGCACATATCCATACTCGCACCCGCTGCCTGAGCGCTCAGCGCGTCGGCGGCCAGTGGCTGGTGCAACTGGAGCGCGCCGATGGCTCGCGCTTCTCCATCACCGCCAAGGCGCTGGTCAATGCCGGCGGGCCATGGGTTGCCAAGTTCATTCGCGAAGACCTCAAGTTGGAGTCTGCGTACGGTATCCGCCTGATTCAGGGCAGCCACCTGATCGTGCCCAGGCTTTACGAAGGCGAAAACGCCTTCATCTTGCAGAACGAGGATCAGCGCATCGTTTTCGCCATTCCTTACCTGCAGCGCTTCACCATCCTCGGCACCACCGACCGCGAATACAGCGGTGATCCGTCCAAGGTCACCGTCACCGAGGAGGAGACCGACTACGTGCTCAACGTGGTCAATGCACACTTCAAGAAGCAGCTGACCCGCGACGACATCATCACCACCTACTCCGGCGTGCGCCCACTGTGCAACGACGAGTCCGACAATCCGTCGGCCATTACTCGCGACTACACCTTGTCGCTCAGCGGCTCGGCGCAAGAGGCCCCGTTGCTGTCGGTGTTCGGCGGCAAGCTGACCACCTACCGCAAGCTCGCCGAGTCGGCCATGGCCCAGTTGGCACCGTTCTTCAAGCAGATGACCGCACCCTGGACCGCGAAGGCAACGCTGCCTGGCGGCGAAGACATGACCACCCCGCAGGCGCTGGCGCAGACCCTCGAGAACCGCTTCGGCTGGTTGCCCGCAGGCCTTGCCCAGCGCTGGTCGATCACCTATGGCAGCCGCGTCTGGCAGCTGCTCGAGGGCGTGCAGGGGCTGAACGATCTGGGCGAACATCTGGGGGGCGGTCTGTATACCCGCGAAGTCGATTACCTGCGCAGCCAGGAATGGGCTTGCGAGGCCTATGACATCCTCTGGCGCCGCACCAAGCTCGGCCTGTTCACCACCCCGGAAGAGCAGGCCAATCTGGCGCGCTACCTGGACAAGGCCAAGCTGGCCAGCGGTACCGTCGCCGCCTGA
- a CDS encoding amino acid ABC transporter ATP-binding protein encodes MISIKNINKWYGDFQVLTECSTEVKKGEVVVVCGPSGSGKSTLIKCVNALEPFQKGDIVVDGTSIADPKTNLPKLRSRVGMVFQHFELFPHLTITENLTIAQIKVLGRSKEEATQKGLQLLDRVGLKAHAHKHPGQLSGGQQQRVAIARALAMDPVVMLFDEPTSALDPEMVNEVLDVMVQLAHEGMTMMCVTHEMGFARKVANRVIFMDQGQIVEDCQKEEFFGDVTARSDRAQQFLAKILQH; translated from the coding sequence ATGATTTCCATCAAGAACATCAACAAGTGGTATGGCGACTTCCAGGTGCTGACCGAGTGCAGCACCGAGGTCAAAAAAGGCGAAGTGGTGGTGGTCTGCGGGCCGTCGGGTTCGGGCAAGTCGACCTTGATCAAATGCGTCAACGCCCTGGAGCCCTTCCAGAAGGGTGACATCGTGGTCGACGGCACCTCGATCGCCGACCCCAAGACCAACCTGCCCAAGCTGCGTTCTCGGGTGGGTATGGTGTTCCAGCACTTCGAGCTGTTCCCGCACCTGACCATCACCGAAAACCTCACCATCGCACAGATCAAGGTGCTGGGCCGCAGCAAGGAAGAGGCCACGCAAAAGGGCCTGCAGCTGCTCGACCGCGTCGGCCTCAAGGCCCATGCCCACAAGCACCCTGGGCAACTGTCGGGCGGTCAGCAGCAGCGTGTAGCGATTGCCCGTGCGCTGGCGATGGACCCGGTGGTGATGCTGTTCGACGAGCCGACCTCGGCACTCGATCCGGAAATGGTCAACGAAGTGCTCGACGTCATGGTGCAACTCGCCCATGAAGGCATGACCATGATGTGCGTGACCCACGAAATGGGCTTCGCCCGCAAGGTCGCCAATCGGGTGATCTTCATGGACCAGGGACAGATCGTCGAAGACTGCCAGAAGGAAGAGTTTTTCGGCGATGTCACCGCGCGCTCCGACCGTGCCCAGCAGTTCCTGGCGAAAATCCTGCAACACTGA
- a CDS encoding glutamate/aspartate ABC transporter substrate-binding protein, which yields MRIVPHLLGVAITAALISTPVFAAELTGTLKKIKESGTITLGHRDASIPFSYIADASGKPVGYSHDIQLKIVDALKKDLDMPDLKVNYNLVTSQTRIPLVQNGTVDLECGSTTNNAERAQQVAFSVGIFEIGTRLLSKQGSDYKDFDDLKGKNVVTTAGTTSERILKSMNADKQMGMNIISAKDHGESFQMLESGRAVAFMMDDALLAGEMAKAKKPTDWAVTGTAQSYEIYGCMMRKGDEPFKKAVDDAIKATFASGDINGIYSKWFTQPIPPKGLNLNFPMSDELKQLIANPSDQPAPDKKQ from the coding sequence ATGCGTATCGTTCCCCACCTGTTGGGCGTTGCCATTACCGCCGCACTGATCAGCACCCCCGTATTCGCCGCCGAGCTCACCGGCACCCTGAAAAAGATCAAGGAATCCGGGACCATCACCCTGGGCCACCGCGATGCGTCCATTCCGTTTTCCTACATCGCCGATGCCTCGGGCAAACCCGTTGGCTACTCCCACGACATCCAGCTCAAAATCGTCGACGCCCTGAAGAAAGACCTGGACATGCCGGACCTGAAGGTCAACTACAACCTGGTCACCTCCCAGACGCGTATCCCGCTGGTGCAGAACGGCACTGTCGATCTCGAGTGCGGTTCCACCACCAACAACGCCGAACGCGCACAGCAAGTGGCGTTCTCGGTAGGCATCTTCGAGATCGGTACACGTTTGCTGTCCAAGCAAGGCTCGGACTACAAGGATTTCGACGACCTCAAGGGCAAGAACGTGGTGACCACCGCCGGCACTACCTCTGAACGCATCCTCAAGTCGATGAACGCCGACAAGCAGATGGGCATGAACATCATCTCGGCCAAGGACCATGGCGAATCGTTCCAGATGCTCGAATCAGGCCGCGCCGTGGCCTTCATGATGGACGACGCCTTGCTGGCCGGCGAAATGGCCAAGGCCAAGAAGCCCACCGACTGGGCCGTCACCGGCACCGCGCAGTCCTATGAAATCTACGGCTGCATGATGCGCAAGGGCGACGAGCCATTCAAAAAAGCCGTGGACGACGCCATCAAGGCCACTTTCGCCTCGGGCGATATCAACGGCATCTACAGCAAATGGTTCACCCAGCCGATCCCACCCAAGGGCCTGAACCTGAACTTCCCGATGAGCGACGAGCTCAAGCAACTGATCGCCAACCCCAGCGACCAGCCCGCCCCGGACAAAAAGCAGTAA
- a CDS encoding MIP/aquaporin family protein, with amino-acid sequence MTHSIQQPTLSSQCVAEFLGTALFIFFGTGCVAALKVAGASFGLWEISIIWGVGVSLGVYLSAGVSGGHLSPAVSIALCVFAGFEKRKLPFYIVAQVAGAFCGAALVYTLYSSLFFDYEQTHHMVRGSVESLQLASVFSTYPHPALSTPQAFLVEMVITAILMAVIMALTDDNNGVRRGPLAPLLIGLLVAVIGSSMGPLTGFAMNPARDFGPKLMTFLAGWGDIAFTGGRDIPYFLIPIFAPIIGACLGAGAYRVLIGRNLPVATPEPVVADTVKNIAGEKARA; translated from the coding sequence ATGACCCACTCGATCCAGCAACCGACGTTGTCCAGTCAATGTGTGGCCGAATTTCTCGGAACCGCACTGTTCATCTTTTTCGGTACCGGCTGCGTGGCCGCGCTCAAGGTCGCGGGCGCCAGCTTCGGCCTGTGGGAAATCAGCATCATCTGGGGCGTGGGCGTCAGCCTCGGGGTGTATTTGAGTGCCGGTGTTTCCGGCGGCCATCTGAGCCCCGCGGTGAGCATCGCCTTGTGCGTGTTCGCCGGTTTCGAAAAACGCAAACTGCCGTTTTACATCGTCGCCCAAGTTGCCGGCGCCTTCTGCGGCGCGGCGCTGGTGTACACGCTGTACAGCTCGCTATTCTTCGATTACGAACAAACCCATCACATGGTGCGGGGCAGCGTCGAAAGCCTGCAACTGGCTTCGGTTTTCTCTACCTATCCGCATCCGGCCTTGAGCACCCCCCAGGCGTTTCTGGTCGAGATGGTCATCACCGCTATCCTGATGGCCGTGATCATGGCCCTCACCGATGACAACAACGGCGTGCGCCGCGGCCCGCTGGCACCGCTGCTGATTGGCTTGCTGGTGGCGGTCATCGGCAGCTCGATGGGCCCGCTGACCGGCTTCGCGATGAACCCGGCGCGGGATTTCGGGCCCAAGCTGATGACCTTCCTCGCGGGCTGGGGCGATATCGCCTTCACCGGTGGTCGTGATATCCCCTATTTCCTGATTCCCATCTTTGCACCGATCATTGGCGCCTGCCTGGGTGCCGGGGCATACCGCGTGTTGATCGGCCGCAATCTGCCGGTCGCAACGCCCGAGCCCGTTGTTGCTGATACCGTCAAAAACATTGCCGGGGAAAAAGCCCGAGCCTGA
- a CDS encoding amino acid ABC transporter permease: protein MMDFSGIIPALPGLWNGMLMTLQLMVMGIVGGIVLGTLLALMRLSPSKLLSRIAGAYVNYFRSIPLLLVITWFYLAVPFVLRWITGQDTPVGAFTSCVVAFMMFEAAYFCEIVRAGVQSIAKGQMGAAQALGMTYGQTMRLIILPQAFRKMTPLLLQQSIILFQDTSLVYTVGLVDFLNAARANGDIIGQANEFLLFAGLVYFVISFSVSLLVKRLQKRLAV from the coding sequence ATAATGGACTTCAGTGGCATCATTCCCGCCCTGCCCGGCCTGTGGAACGGCATGCTGATGACCTTGCAGCTCATGGTCATGGGCATCGTCGGCGGTATCGTCCTCGGCACCTTGCTGGCGCTGATGCGTTTGTCGCCGAGCAAGCTGCTGTCGCGCATTGCCGGCGCTTACGTCAACTACTTCCGCTCCATCCCGCTGCTGCTGGTGATCACCTGGTTCTACCTGGCAGTGCCGTTCGTGCTGCGCTGGATCACCGGCCAGGACACCCCGGTGGGCGCGTTCACCTCCTGCGTCGTGGCGTTCATGATGTTCGAGGCCGCGTACTTCTGCGAGATCGTGCGCGCCGGCGTGCAGTCGATCGCCAAGGGCCAGATGGGCGCGGCCCAGGCGCTGGGCATGACCTACGGGCAGACCATGCGCCTGATCATCCTGCCCCAGGCATTCCGCAAGATGACGCCGTTGCTGTTGCAGCAAAGTATCATCCTGTTCCAGGACACCTCGCTGGTCTACACCGTCGGCCTGGTGGACTTTCTCAATGCTGCCCGCGCCAATGGCGACATCATTGGCCAGGCCAATGAGTTCCTGTTGTTCGCAGGCCTGGTGTACTTCGTGATCAGCTTCAGCGTGTCGCTGCTGGTCAAACGTCTGCAGAAAAGGTTGGCCGTATGA
- a CDS encoding ATP-binding protein — protein MKCAPSQFRAAPPDLAVKPRLIRQVFLPPLLVALMIGLGYLGFWISDRAGIRSLSENGQRQLELQARAVESEINRYTYLPSLLELENTVSALLAHPDSAHREPVNVYLDGLNRRSNSRAIYVLDTSGRVQASSNWRDSDSYVGEDLAFRPYFQDAIRGLQGRFYGIGSTSGEPGYYLAHGLELNGRIIGVAVIKVQLQALESLWQRAHLETFVSDENGIIILSSDPERRLKSTRPLSPETKERLARSLQYYWTPFSELQPLARETLTDGIEKLTFPSNNGLHGNTAYLAQSQPLNSSRWQFTLLTPLQDQRREAIIHGVLVAVAFALCTILMIAWNERRKVIATRLAAREALEEANNLLERRITERTSDLRASNERLKGQIRERRQAEDTLRKAQDELVQAGKLAAIGQMSTSIAHELNQPLAALRTLSGNTVRFLERGALETASTNLRTMNDLIDRMGRITASLRAFARRGDDQGQASLNGAVDAALQLLEARLQGVQVHRDVAAAQLPIDQTRLEQILVNLIGNALDAMHSQAQPQLWLSGELDEQQPPGKYRLRVRDNGHGITADAREHLFEPFFTTKPGDLGLGLGLTLSASLAAAASGHLGMESSGPDGTVFILSLPLSAPLSASPSA, from the coding sequence ATGAAATGCGCTCCCTCCCAATTTCGCGCTGCGCCGCCAGATCTCGCCGTGAAACCCCGACTGATCCGCCAAGTGTTCCTGCCTCCCTTGCTGGTCGCCCTGATGATCGGTTTGGGTTACCTCGGCTTCTGGATCAGTGATCGCGCCGGCATCCGCAGCCTCAGCGAAAACGGCCAGCGCCAGCTGGAATTGCAAGCGCGGGCGGTGGAAAGCGAAATCAACCGCTACACCTATCTGCCCAGCCTGCTGGAGCTGGAGAATACCGTGTCGGCCCTGCTCGCCCACCCGGACTCGGCCCACCGCGAGCCGGTCAACGTGTACCTCGACGGCCTCAATCGGCGCAGTAACAGCCGTGCCATTTACGTGCTCGACACCAGCGGCCGGGTGCAGGCCAGCAGCAATTGGCGCGACAGCGACAGCTATGTCGGCGAAGACCTGGCCTTTCGCCCCTATTTCCAGGACGCCATCCGCGGCCTGCAAGGACGCTTCTACGGGATCGGCAGCACCTCGGGCGAACCCGGCTACTACCTGGCCCACGGCCTGGAACTGAATGGCCGGATCATCGGCGTTGCGGTGATCAAGGTCCAGCTGCAAGCGCTGGAATCCCTGTGGCAACGGGCCCACCTGGAAACCTTCGTCAGCGACGAGAACGGCATCATCATTCTCTCCAGCGATCCTGAGCGCCGGCTCAAGTCGACCCGCCCGCTCTCCCCCGAAACCAAGGAGCGCCTGGCCCGCAGCCTGCAGTACTACTGGACGCCGTTTTCGGAGCTGCAACCGCTGGCCCGGGAAACCCTGACCGACGGCATCGAAAAACTGACCTTCCCGAGCAACAACGGGCTGCATGGCAACACCGCGTATCTTGCGCAAAGCCAGCCGCTGAACAGCTCGCGCTGGCAGTTCACCTTGCTCACGCCCCTGCAGGATCAGCGCCGCGAAGCCATCATCCACGGCGTGCTGGTGGCGGTGGCCTTCGCCCTGTGCACCATCTTGATGATCGCCTGGAACGAGCGGCGCAAGGTCATCGCCACGCGCCTGGCCGCCCGCGAGGCACTCGAGGAAGCCAATAACCTGCTGGAACGACGGATCACCGAACGCACCAGCGACCTGCGTGCCAGCAACGAACGGCTCAAGGGCCAGATCCGCGAACGACGCCAGGCCGAAGACACCCTGCGCAAGGCTCAGGACGAACTGGTGCAGGCCGGCAAGCTAGCGGCCATCGGGCAGATGTCCACCAGCATCGCCCACGAGCTCAACCAGCCATTGGCGGCGCTGCGCACGCTGTCGGGCAACACGGTGCGCTTTCTCGAGCGCGGCGCGCTGGAGACCGCCAGCACCAATCTGCGCACCATGAACGATCTGATCGACCGCATGGGCCGCATCACCGCCAGCCTGCGCGCCTTCGCCCGACGCGGCGATGACCAGGGCCAGGCGTCCCTGAACGGCGCGGTCGATGCCGCCCTGCAATTGCTGGAGGCCCGCTTGCAAGGCGTGCAAGTACACCGCGACGTCGCCGCAGCACAACTGCCCATCGATCAGACCCGCCTCGAGCAGATTCTCGTCAACCTGATCGGCAACGCCCTGGACGCCATGCACAGCCAGGCCCAGCCGCAACTGTGGCTGAGCGGTGAACTGGATGAGCAACAGCCACCGGGCAAATATCGCCTGCGGGTGCGCGACAACGGCCATGGCATTACCGCGGATGCCCGCGAGCACCTGTTCGAACCGTTTTTCACCACCAAGCCGGGCGACCTCGGCCTGGGCCTTGGCCTGACCCTCTCGGCCAGCCTCGCCGCTGCCGCCAGTGGGCATCTGGGGATGGAAAGCTCCGGCCCCGACGGCACCGTGTTTATCCTCAGCCTGCCCCTGAGCGCACCCCTATCAGCGAGCCCCTCAGCATGA
- the glpK gene encoding glycerol kinase GlpK, with protein MTDIQNKNYIIALDQGTTSSRAIIFDRDANVVCSSQREFTQHYPQPGWVEHDPMEIFATQSATMVEVLAKAGLHHDQVACIGITNQRETTVVWEKESGRPIYNAVVWQCRRSAEICQQLKRDGMEEYIKATTGLVIDPYFSGTKLKWILDHVEGSRERARRGELLFGTVDSWLIWKFTGGKTHVTDFTNASRTMLFNIHTLEWDAKMLETLDIPREMLPEVKSSSEIYGRTKSGIAIGGIAGDQQAALFGQMCVEPGQAKNTYGTGCFLLMNTGSKAVESKHGMLTTIACGPRGEVAYALEGAVFNGGSTVQWLRDELKLVNDAYDTEYFASKVKDSNGVYLVPAFTGLGAPYWDPYARGALFGLTRGVKVDHIIRAALESIAYQTRDVLDAMQQDSGERLKALRVDGGAVANNFLMQFQADILGTHVERPQMRETTALGAAYLAGLACGFWKSLDELRGKAVIEREFEPLLGEAEKEKLYAGWQKAVERTRDWEPHDAD; from the coding sequence ATGACCGATATTCAGAACAAGAACTACATCATCGCCCTTGACCAAGGCACCACGAGTTCGCGGGCGATCATCTTCGATCGCGATGCCAATGTGGTGTGCAGCTCGCAGCGCGAATTCACTCAGCATTACCCGCAACCGGGTTGGGTCGAACACGATCCGATGGAAATCTTCGCCACGCAAAGCGCGACCATGGTCGAGGTCCTGGCAAAAGCTGGCCTGCACCATGATCAGGTCGCTTGCATCGGCATCACCAACCAGCGCGAAACCACCGTGGTCTGGGAAAAGGAAAGTGGCCGTCCCATCTACAACGCGGTCGTCTGGCAGTGCCGACGCAGCGCCGAGATCTGCCAGCAGCTCAAGCGGGACGGCATGGAAGAGTACATCAAGGCCACCACCGGTCTGGTGATCGACCCCTACTTCTCGGGCACCAAGCTCAAATGGATCCTGGACCACGTCGAAGGCAGCCGCGAACGCGCGCGCCGTGGCGAATTGCTGTTCGGCACCGTCGACAGCTGGCTGATCTGGAAATTTACGGGCGGCAAGACCCACGTCACCGACTTCACCAACGCCTCGCGCACCATGCTGTTCAACATCCACACGCTGGAGTGGGACGCCAAGATGCTCGAAACCCTGGACATCCCACGCGAGATGCTGCCAGAGGTCAAATCGTCCTCCGAAATCTACGGCCGAACCAAGAGCGGCATCGCCATCGGCGGGATTGCCGGCGACCAGCAGGCAGCGCTGTTCGGGCAGATGTGCGTGGAACCGGGCCAGGCCAAGAACACCTACGGCACCGGCTGCTTCCTGTTGATGAACACCGGTTCCAAGGCGGTCGAATCCAAGCATGGCATGCTCACCACCATCGCCTGCGGCCCGCGCGGCGAAGTGGCTTACGCACTGGAAGGCGCGGTGTTCAACGGTGGTTCTACCGTGCAATGGCTGCGTGACGAGCTCAAGCTGGTCAACGATGCCTACGACACCGAGTACTTCGCCAGCAAGGTCAAGGACAGCAACGGCGTGTACCTGGTACCGGCCTTTACCGGCCTGGGCGCACCGTACTGGGACCCCTATGCCCGTGGCGCGTTGTTCGGCCTGACCCGCGGGGTCAAGGTCGATCACATCATCCGTGCCGCACTGGAATCGATCGCCTACCAGACCCGTGACGTCCTGGACGCCATGCAGCAGGATTCCGGCGAACGTCTCAAGGCCTTGCGCGTGGATGGTGGCGCGGTAGCCAACAACTTCCTGATGCAGTTCCAGGCCGACATCCTCGGCACCCACGTCGAGCGCCCGCAAATGCGCGAGACCACGGCACTGGGCGCGGCGTATCTGGCAGGCCTGGCATGCGGTTTCTGGAAGAGCCTCGACGAGCTGCGCGGCAAGGCGGTGATCGAGCGCGAGTTCGAGCCACTGCTGGGCGAAGCGGAGAAAGAGAAGCTTTATGCCGGCTGGCAGAAAGCGGTCGAGCGCACCCGCGACTGGGAACCGCACGACGCGGATTGA